The segment TAAGATTCGCCTGGATCAAGGTTTTGATCTTGCTGTAGAGTGTTTGCCATGGCGAGATCGACGATCGCTTTTGTTTCAATCCAATCAAGGGATAAGACGGCTTTAATTTCAGGGCGTGAGGCATTGCTGAGTTCTTGTGCAACGACATCGGGAATCAGAACTTTGCCATAGATGCTCTGAAGTAACCAAAGATGATTGACGATCGCTAAGTTTCCAATCGCGGAGGTGTCGCTAACGATGATCATAGCCAGCCGCGTTCTTGAAGATGTTGCACGTCTTGTTGGAATTCTTCAACATCGTAATGGATGCAGATGCCGCGATCGCCGATTAGCTTTTGGAAGTCCATGATGTGCATTCCTGCGATTTTGCTGGCGCTGCCGAGGCTGACGCGATCTTGCTGGAAAAGCGCAATTGCGAGTTCGCTGCGGAGTTCCGCTTCGCTGAGATGGAGAGAGTCGGGGATGTCGATCGTGATTTGCATGATTTAGGCTCCTTGGTCAGGGGTTTCACTCATTTTATCGAGATAGGTAATTGCTGCTTTTGACCAGACGCTTTCTTCGAGGTAGTGTTTGGCGATTTCTGCGAGGGTGGCTTTGATGGCTTGGAGATGACGCTCTGGATTGAGCAGTTGTTGGCGGAGGGTGACGAGGGGATGAGTTGTGGAGTGTTGAATCTTGGTAAATTCTGCATCGAGAATGGTGAGGGCTTGAGATTCGGTCTTGACTTGGGGATGTTGCGTTTGGAGTTGAGTGAGGAGAAGTGTGAGGTCAGCGATCGCTTTTTTGATTTCGGGATCTGTGGGATGGGTGTTTTCGATGTAGGTGTTCACTTGCTCAAAGATTTGAACTTTCTGAGCGTTGGAGAAGTTGTATTTAGATGAGTTGCTCATGATAGTTTGTTTAACCTCGGTAACGTTGGGATAGTTATTGATGATTGTGTGTGTGAGATCGCTGTTTTGTGGAATTTGTCGATCGATTTTCTGTGGTTCCAAATAGGCTTGATAAACTTCATAGTTGTAGAATTTACATCGTTCCTGAATCTCCAGAATGGAATCTAGAGGGTTAAATAGACCATTGTCTCGAAAATCAGTTTGTAAGAGATTTGATAAGTATTTCAGTTGTTCTGGCTTCCCCAAATCGCTCATAAGTTTCGCAGCTCTCCAACTGATCGTCAAATCTTGACTTGATAGGGCATCAAGAAGATATGGAAGTGTAATGTCGAAGCTAGAGCTTCCCAAAGCAATGGCAGCGGCATGACGAACTGTAGTATCTCTACTGTTTAAAGCCTCCAGAAGCATAGAAGATTTGATTTCAAAATCAGTCCTGGAGAGTGCTTCTAAAGCACTTGATTGAACTTCTTCATTAGAATTTGCTAAAGCTTCAACTAAAATATAAATTGCTTGTGGAGTACCGATCTTTTGTAATCCGAAAGTGATTGAGGATGCAATACTGACTCTATTGTTCAGTATTGTTTTGTCGTTTAACAATTCCTGCAATGCACAAATAGCTTTGTCTCCTCCTATTTTTGCAATTGCATCAATTGTCTCGCCTATAGAAAGAAGACCAGGAAGTAAGCTCTTGCTACCCAAGTTCTTTACTAAATTGACTAAATGGGGAATATCAGTTTCATCACTTATATCTCCCAGAATCTTTATTAATTGAGAGTAAGAAAAATCTTTGAATGTAAACATATCCGAATCTGCATTCCTGAAAGCTTCCTCAAACAATATAGATTTTGCAGTTTTGCTACCTATTTCTCCAAGTGCTTGAATTACTCTAAAATCTGTGAAGGGATTGTTAGTCGATAGTTGCTCTCGTAAAAATGGAATTGCATGGTCAGATTTTGTAAAACCTAGAAGTCTGATTCTCAGCGTTTGAGAAGGTGTTTTGCTGTTAAGTAAGGCAATATTGATGTTTTGTAGTTCTGGTTTGGTATGCTTAATGAGTTTTGCTCCAAACACTAAATCAATTGATACCGCTAGTTCAATCAGTCTTAAGACTTGTACTTCATCCTCTGCTAAGGATAATGCCATTGCTGTAGGTTCTGTCCACTTTAGATAGTTGAGATACTCTTTCTTCAGCGTCTCATCGTTTAGCCTTGGCAACTGCTCTAACAATGCCTCCGCTGCGTAATATTCCTGAATCAGTTGATGGCGAAATTCTAGTTCTTCCTGATTCGTTCCTGCTTGGATCAGATGATGCTTTTGCAAATCTCGCAAACACTTTCGCGTAAAGTCTTCAGCATAGGGTACTTTCTCCTCCAGAAATTGGGCGATCGCCCTAACCGCCGCCTCCCTGGAAATCGCCACCCGAAACTCCGTCGGCTTCTCCCCCTGCATCATCACCCAAGCTAACTGCTGAAGCACAGGCTTCCACCAAGCCTTATCGCTCTCAATTCGCACATCCTCTTTCAGATACTGCTCATACCCCTGCGTAAACCCCCGAAACACCAACCCCAAATTCTCAGGAATCGTCCCAGTTCGCTGAAACAAGCTACACAGCATCCACAGCAACAAAGGCGTTTGTCCCAACTCACGCAATCGAGCTTTTAACTGCCACAACATCTGTTCAGCTTGCTCTGGCACATAAGCCCGAACAAACTCCCGCATCTGAACTTCAGAAAGCGGCTGCATTTCTAGCTTCTTCTCAATTCCCAGATCGCCCCCGATGCTCAAATCTCGCGTGGTGAAGATCATCGGGAGTTTCGGATGATTGCGTCGAAAAGCGGAAAGCTGCGATCGAGCTTCTTCAGACGGCAACTCATTCACCCCATCAAACAGAATCAGCGCATTCTTCAGTGCTGTCTCAACCTGTTCAGCAGGCATCTCATGCCGAATCAATGAATCATGGATCAACTGCTCGATCGACCCTTGCCAGTAGCGCAATTCTACTAAGACAGGAATCCTTGCTTGCTGATTCGTCGCCTCTTCTAGCATGAGTCGCGCCAAAGCTGTAGACTTCCCCGATCCCGGTCGCCCGACTAATAAAACCTGCTGATCCGCATACTTCCGAAGCCCATCCAGCACGGAGAATCGCTCGACCTTCTCTTCTGTCTGTCGATCGCGCTCCTCCCGTTTCACCGTCTGCACCATCAAACCAAAGTCGAAAAACGGTGACGCTTCTCGCGACTGTCGTTGTTTTCCGGTCGCATCCGTTAGGGTATAGTACTCCCACCACTTGGCGTAAGTCGTGCGAATTGATGCGAAATAAGACTGGAAATCAAAAGTCATACAGAAGCGCGATCGCAAAACGCCATGTCTTTTATTCTACATCGCGCTTTTTTTCTGTTGCTCGATCGACCCTTCAAACAGGAGAACGGAGCAAGAAGAGTGGGGAGTAGGGAGGTACAAACAGAACCACTCCCCACTAAACTTAGAACAGCGATAGTAGCCGCAAATTCCATTCACCCAGGCAACCGCAATGCGACGCTCTGCCGAACTGATTAGATCTTAGATTTGACAAACGCAGCTAAGCGATCGAGTCCGCGCTCGATCGTATTCATATCCGTCGCGTAAGAGAAGCGAATATGATCGTCTGCGTCAAATGCAATTCCAGGAATTCCAGCAACTTTCTGTTCTGTCAGCAAACCATCACAAAACTCAAGCGAAGTCATGCCGAGCTGACTAATGTTGATAAACAGATAGAAAGCTCCATCCGGTTTTACACAAGTTAATTTGGGAATCGCAGTTACCCCGTCAAACATCACTTGTCGCCGCTCGGCAAAAGCTTGGCGCATCTTCTCGACACAATCTTGTGAACCTTCATACGCCGCGATCGCGCCATATTGAGCAAACGTACAGACATTCGAGGTGCTATGCCCTTGAATCTTCGTCACCGCTTTGATTAAATCCAGATTCCCCGCGAGATAGCCGACTCGCCAGCCCGTCATCGAATAAGCTTTGGCAAATCCATGACTGATAATTGTGCGCTCAAACGCTTCTGGACTGACAGCCCCAATGCTCAAATGCTCTGCACCGTCATAGAGCAAGCGCTCATAGATTTCGTCTGAAACCACGTAGATATTTTTCTCAACGATCACTTGAGCGATCGCGCGAATCTCATCTGGGGTGTAAACCATGCCCGTAGGATTTGAGGGCGAGTTGAGAATGAAAAGCTGCGTCTTATCTGTGATCGCTTGGCGCAACTGCTCTGGCGTAATTTTGTAGCCTGTTTCAGCCGTCGTTTTGACGATCACAGGCACACCCCCCGCGAGTTTGACCATTTCGGGATAACTCACCCAATAGGGAGCGGGAATAATCACTTCATCGCCCGGATCAATCATTGCCATCATCAAGTTGTAGAGCGAATGTTTACCGCCATTCGTCACGATGATATTTTCGGGAGCATAGGAGAGTTGATTCTCGGTTTGCAGTTTGTGCGCGATCGCTTCTCTTAAGAGCGGTTCTCCAGCAGCAGGGCCGTATCGAGTTTTACCTTGTTTCAACGCATCAACCGCCGCTTGCTTGATATGGTCTGGTGTATCGAAATCGGGTTCGCCTGCGCTAAAGCTACAGACATCAATACCGTCACGCTTCATCGCCTTGGCTTTTGCGTCGATCGCGAGGGTGAGCGATGGAGTCACCTGACTTACTCTTCCTGCCAGTTTCATATCAGTTCCAGAACGCGGAGGTTAAATTAGGATTTAGATCTTAACGTGATCCCCTGATCTTAAATGCTAATTTTTTTGGGAATTCAGGTTTGAGAGCAGCCTAAATTTCTTGTTATCCTGATTAAACTTCATTGAGCTAAACGCTTATGAGTGATGATCACGCTCAGATTCTCAATCGCTATCGCAAATTAGACAAAATCAAGCGCCAAATCGTACAGGTGTTCTCGGTTATGTATGAACCGATATACCGTGCAGCTTGTTTGAAATGTCTCCAGCATGCGGGGATCAGAGAGGGTGGGAAAGTCTTGAGCGATGCGATGCTGAAGACGAGACTCGATCGCTTAATTAATGATGAAATTTTAGTGCAAGTTTCAAACGGGTTTCAGTGCAATCCAGCGATCGTTGAAATTGCAACTCGGGACGCGATCGCAGACAACAAGTTTGAAACCCTGGTCGCCGCGATTGAGGCAGTGAATCCCATTCAAGTGCTCTCAGGCAGCGCTAAATATTTCAAGAATGAGCAACAGTTCTTGCGCGAATTTCGCATCGGCATCTATCGAAACGATCTCACCTACGCCAGTAAACAGTTTGAGCACTATTCTCGCTACAGCTTTAATCGAACAAAAATCACGATCGATGAAGCGATCTTTCAAGTCTGTAATCATCCATTCGATGCCAAATGGGTGCGCTCATTGCCACCACCCTTATATGAAACAGTCCTCCTCGGAATTTTGAATCATTCGGTGCAGCAATTCGTCCCCGCGAATGAGGCGTTTACGCTGCTTCAGGAAGATTGTCAGCAAAACAAGACTAAATTTAGTTGGCAACCGCTGCTTTTAGTCGAGCAACTGTTATTGAGAGGACAACTGGCTGAAGCACAATCTATTTTAGAACGCTTACCCGCAGAGCCAAGTGCCGCATTATCAGGATGGCTAAAAACGTTAAGTGGGGATTTCGAGACTGCGATCGCACAATATACGATCGGGCTTGCTGCCTTTCGCAAAGCTATCGGCAAACGCAAAGCCTATTTCAGCGGGCTACTTGGCATCTTTTTCATCTTGGCATTGCTAAAAGCGGGATCGACCGCTCAATTGAGTGAAGCTAAAACCTATGCAGGGATTGGAAAACAGGCAAAGAATTGGCTGAGTCCAACCTATGAAACGCTAGAGAAAATCATTCAGCTTCAGCAAGGAGACATTGGTCAGAAAGATTGGATTCTCGATTTAGCTCCTTATCGACATCAGCATGGCATCGAAACAATTGTGAATGCACTCGTCGTGTACTGGACAGACACATCGACTGCGAGATCCAGACTTTCAAGTGGACTCAGCGCTTTCTATGCTCAAGCTCAAGCCTCAGGCTATTACTGGGTCGCGCTAGAAGTTGCTATGTTACTCTCGCGATTCAAACCCAAGAGCGAATTTGTTGAAATTGCAGAACAACTTCAGCGATCGACCGAAATTGTTCCTTTAGTTGATTTAGTCAAGTCACTCGAACCTTGGGAGCTTTGCCTAAATGCATTGACAAACCTCAATCAAGCTCCCGTTGTTTCTGAACCTTCCGAAACAAAACAGCGCTTAGCTTGGTTTATCACAATGTATGCTAGCTCTTGGACAATTCAACCCAAAGAGCAATCTTTGAATGCAAAAGGCGAATGGGGAAAAGGTCGAAATGTTGCCTTGAAGCGTTTAGTGCGATCAAGTGAGGATTTTCCTTACTTAACCGAGCAAGATCAGAAAATTTGTGCTGGACTCAAAGCTTATTCATCAGGCGGATATTATGGACAGGTCGATTATCGATTTGACGAGAAAGCAATTCTAGGTTTAATCGGTCATCCCTATGTCTTTTGGGACGATGCACCAGGCACAAGGATTGAGGTAGTCCGAGGTGAGCCAGAATTGATTGTGAAAAAGGGAAAGCACGATCGCTTAACCTTAGAACTATCTCCAGCTCTCAAAGACAATCAAAGCATTTTATTAATCAAAGAAAGTCCAACTCGGCTGAAAATTATTGAACTGACGGCTGAGCATCGACGAATTGGAGAAATTCTAGGATCGCGCAACAAATTAGAAGTCCCTGAACAAGCGAAAGATCGAGTGCTCAATGCGATTCACGCAATCTCTGGACTGGTGACCGTTCATTCAGATATCGGTGGTGGTGTGAGTGCTGAAGAAGTACCTGCTGACCCAACTCCTAATTTTCATCTTCTGCCTGCACGATCCGGGCTGAGAGTTGCCGTATTAGTTCGTCCCTTTGCAACGGGTGGATCATACTATCGTCCTGGAATGGGCGGAGAAACTGTCATTGCAGAAGTCGAAGGTCAGCGATTACAGACTACACGAGACCTGAAGCTAGAACGAAAATTGGCAAATGATGCCATGCTCGACTGCGATATTTTAATGGAACATGAGCAAGAAGATGGCGAATGGCTCATTGAAGATCCAGAGGATTGTTTGGAGCTATTGCTAGAGCTTCAGGAATTGGGCGATCGCATTATTATTTCTCATCCCGAAGGTGAAAAGTTCCGCATTCGCCGCGAAGTTGGAATCGGCAATTTTCAGATGAAGATTCAACGCCAGCGAGATTGGTTTGAAGCCAGCGGTGAACTGAGAATTGACGAAGACTCAGTGCTGGAAATGCAACGGCTGTTAGAACTATTAGGACAATCGAACAGTCGATTTATTCGTCTAGAAGATGGTCAGTTTCTCGCACTCACCAAAGAGTTTCGCAAACGACTCGATGAATTTCGAGCGATCGCAGAACAGCAAGGCAAGAAAACCCGATTTCATCCACTTGCCGCAGTTGCGATCGAGGATTGGATCGATGAAATTGGCGAACTAGAAGCCGATCGATATTGGCAAAAACACATTCAAAAACTCAAAGAAGTAGAATCTCTCGATCCGGTTCTTCCTTCAACCTTACAAGCCGAACTTCGCGACTATCAAATCGAAGGATTTCGCTGGATGGCAAAGCTTGCTCACTGGGGCGTAGGAGCCTGTTTAGCCGATGGAATGGGATTAGGTAAAACGTTGCAATCGATCGCCTTAATCCTCACTCGTGCTGCGAATGGAGCAACGTTAGTCATCGCTCCAACTTCGGTGTGCTTGAACTGGATTAGTGAAGTTGAGCGTTTTGCTCCAACGTTGAATGTTGTGCAATTTGGAAGTGGCGATCGCCAAAAAGTTCTCGATCGTCTACAACCGTTTGACATTTTGATTTGCAGCTATGGCTTACTTCAGCAAGATGACGTTGCCCAAAAGCTAGCTCAAATCGAATGGCAAACCATTGTGCTCGATGAAGCTCAATCGATTAAGAACTTTGCAACTAAGCGATCGCAAGCTGCAATGAACCTCAGAGGCGGTTTCAAACTGATTACAACCGGAACCCCGATCGAGAATCACTTAGGCGAATTGTGGAATCTATTCCGATTTATCAATCCTGGCTTACTCGGTTCACTGGAGCAATTTAACGAACGTTTTGCGACTCCAATCGAACGATTTGAAGATAAACAAGCCCGAACTCGCTTAAGAAAACTGATTCAACCGTTCATCCTGCGCCGGACTAAAACCCAAGTCTTACAAGAACTACCTTCTCGAACTGAGATTGTCCTGCATGTCGAGTTAAGTCCTGACGAACGGCTTTTCTATGAAGCGCTGAGAAAAAGTGCAATGCAGCGTCTTGCAGAATCCGACGCAACTGCGGGACAAAAGCACTTGCAAGTCTTAGCTGAGATTATGAAGCTTCGTCGATCGTGCTGTAATACTCGATTAGTAACTCCCGACTCTCCACTTCCTAGTGCGAAGCTGCAACTGTTTAGCGAAGTGCTAGAAGAATTGCTTGATAACAAACATAAAGTTCTCGTCTTTAGTCAATTCGTCGATCATCTCAAGATTTTGCAAGAACTATTGAAAGAAAAAGCGATCGCTTATCAATACCTCGATGGCTCCACTTCAACCCCTGAACGCAAGAAGCGGATTAATGCCTTCCAAGCAGGTGAAGGCGATGTGTTCTTAATTAGCCTGAAAGCAGGAGGAACAGGACTCAATCTGACAGCCGCAGACTATGTGATTCATATGGATCCGTGGTGGAATCCAGCCGTTGAAGATCAAGCTAGCGATCGTGCACACCGAATTGGTCAGCAGCGTCCTGTGACAATCTATCGACTCGTGGCAAAAGACACGATCGAAGATAAGATTGTCGATCTCCATCAACACAAACGCGAGCTAGCAGATAGCTTACTAGAAGGCACAGAAGTCAGCGGCAAAATCTCGACCGATGAACTGCTTCACTTGATTCAAGAAGGTTAAATCAGTTCAAGCTTTGCCAGTACCAATCAAGCTTCTGAAGAGAATGCGATCGCAAAGCACTTTGACTTTAAGAGTAGCAATCGTTAGATTCTCGTTCAATTTCTGATGGCTCCGAATCACTCTGATGACTCCGAACAAGTCTCTGAGCAATATGGGCAAGAAATTCCTTCTTGATACAGAGGAGAGGCTTTTTCATCGGGAGAGATTGGATGTCCGCAGGCATAGCACATATCATACGAGCCATCTTTGACTCCTTGCGTCACTGCCACCCGTTGGTCAAACACAAAACATTCGCCCCGCCACAAGCTCTCCTCTAAAGGCACTTCTTCCAAATACTTGAGAATCCCGCCTTCCAAGTGATAGACCTGCTTAAATCCTTGAGACAGCAGATACGCCGAAGCTTTTTCGCAGCGAATTCCGCCTGTGCAGAACATTGCAACTTTCTGATGCTGAGTTGGGTCAAGCTGCGATCGCACATAGTCTGGAAACTGTCGAAACGAAGCAGTTTCAGGATCGATCGCCCCTTCAAAACTGCCGACACTGACCTCAAATCGATTGCGCACGTCAATCACGATCGTCTCAGGATCAGAAATCACCGCATTCCACTCTTGCGGTTTCACATAGGTTCCAACTTGCTGAGTCGGATCGACTTCAGGAATGCCTAAGGTGACGATTTCTTTTTTGAGTTTGACCTTCAAGCGATCGAACATCCGCGATTCGGTTTCAGATTCTTTCACGTTCAGGTCAGCAAATCTTGAATCGCTGCGGAGATAGTCGAGAACTTGAGCGATCGCAGGTCTTGATCCCGCGATCGTGCCATTAATTCCTTCCTGCGCCAGCAGAATCGTGCCACGAATTTCTTGCTCTTGACACAGAGCCAGTAAAGGAGCGCGCAACTCCACATAATCTGGGAGAGAAACGAACTTGTAAAAAGCAGCAACCAACATGAGAGATGAAGAATCAGGGATTCTAGTTTAGCGTTTTCCGTCTAAAGTTTGATCCAGAAAAACGGGCGAAAGAGAATACTGAGCGATCGAGATAAAATAGGAATACTTTCAGGAGGTGAATCCTGTGACCGCCTCAATTACGTTACAACTTCCAGAACGACTCTATCAACGTTTGGTCAGCACTGCTCAAGCAACTCAGCAGCCATTGGAAGCTGTCATTCTCCATGCGCTAGAAGTCGGAAGCCCTCCAGATTGGGATGACGTTCCCGAAGAATTTCAGGTGGACTTAGCTGCTCTCGATCGATTAGACGACAATGCACTCTGGTCGATCGCCCGGAGCCATCAACATTCACCTGACACAGCCCGGTATGATGAATTGCTCGAACTCAATCGAGAAAGCAGCTTGAGTGATACTGAAAAACTTGAACTTGCTCAACTCAGACAAACAGCCGATGCTTTCATGCTTCGTAAAGCCCATGCAGCAACGCTCTTGCGCTGGCGCGGACACCTGATCCCAACGCCTTAAAAATTTGTGTCAAACTACATTCCAGTTGAGCTACGAAATCAGATTGAAATCAGCGATCGCGGTCGGTGCTGCTACTGTTTGACTCAAGCAGTCAACAGTGGAATTGATCTATCCTTTGATCACATTCTTCCACGCTCAAAGGGAGGAAAAACAGTCTTTGAAAATGTCTGCCTTGCTTGTCGAGCCTGCAACGAATTCAAATCAGATACGACAGAATCTACTGACCCACTCACTGCAACCACCGTTCCCTTGTTCAATCCACGCTGTCAAAACTGGAATGATCACTTTACCTGGAGTGAGGATGGTACAACTGTCGAAGGGCTAACTGTAGTTGGGCGATCGACGATTTTGGCATTGCAGATGAATCGAGCAATTATTCGAGTCGCTCGAAAACGTTGGGTATCGAGTGGATGGCATCCACCTAAAGATTGAGGCAGACAAATACCCAGCAGAGACTCGATCACTTAATGCGACGTGGTTTTAAGCAGTTGAAGAACTTTCGGCATCGGGAGAATGTGCAAAGAGTTTGTTCAGAATAGGCGAATTGATGAAGTCTTGGGCAAATTACTGACGTTACTGAGTCGGGGGGAATACTGTATCAGTATGTGCTGAGATCCCCCTAGGCAACATGAGTAAAAAAGAACTAAGTGAAGCTGATATTTGCGATCGCTACATTACCCCATCAATCCACAATGCAGGCTGGAAAAAGAGCCAGATTCGACGCGAGTATTACTTCACAGACGGTCAGATGCTCGTTCGGGGTCAGATGACCGGACGGGGAAAACGGAAGTTTGCAGACTATCTGTTGTTTTATCAAACGAATCAGCCGATCGCGATTATTGAGGCGAAGGACAATAACCATAGCGTTCGAGCGGGGATGCAGCAGGCACTTGCCTATGCCGAGGTGTTGGAGGTTCCCTTTGTGTTTTCTTCTAATGGGGACGGGTTTGTGCTGCACGATCGCAGTGGGACTTATGCTCAAGTCGAACAAGATATTAGCCTGGATGCGTTTCCGTCACCAGATGAGCTATGGGAGCGCTATAAGCAGTGGAAGCAGCTTCAGGATGCGAATGAAGCGTTGCTGAGTTCGTCGTATTTTGTGGAGATTGGTGGGAAAGAGCCTCGGTATTATCAGCAGCTTGCGGTGAATCGGACGATCGAAGCGATCGCACGGGGTCAAAAGCGGTGTTTGCTAGTGATGGCGACTGGAGCCGGAAAGACTTATACCGTTTTCAATATCATCTGGCGACTCTGGAAAACGAAGGTGGCAAAGCGGATTTTATTTCTTGCCGATCGCAATGCGCTGGTAGACCAGACGATCGTGAATGATTTTCGTCCCTTTGGTGAGGTGATGACGAAGCTCGATCGCAGGCTCGTCGATGAAACGGGACGGATGAATACGTCTTACGAGATTTATCTGGGTTTGTATCAGGCGATTATTGGTCATGAGGAGCGCGACAACCTTTACGAAAAGTTCGATCGTGATTTCTTCGATTTGGTGGTGATTGATGAGTGTCATCGAGGCAGCGCGGCAGAAGATTCCAATTGGCGGCAGGTGCTGGATTATTTTTCAGATGCAATTCAGGTCGGGCTGACTGCAACACCCAAGGAAACGAAGTACGTCTCGAATATTGATTATTTTGGGGAGCCGATTTTCCAATACTCGTTGAAACAGGGGATCGAGGATGGGTTTCTGGCTCCGTTTCGAGTGGTGCGAGTCAATTTGGATAAAGATCTGGACGGATGGACACCTGAAGCTGGAGAATCCGACGATTTGGGGCAGTTGATTGAGGAACGGGAATATAACCTGCGGGACTACGATCGCACGATTTTCTTCAAACAGCGGACTGAGTTGGTGGCGGAATATGTGAGCCAATTTCTGCATGAGGGTGATCCGATGCGGAAGACGATCGTGTTTTGTGAAAATATTTTCCATGCGGAACAGATGCGAAGCGCGATCGCGAACGTGGATTTGAACCGGGAATTGGTTCAGAAAGATCATCGCTACGTTATGCAGATTACGGGCGATGAGAAGGAAGGGAAGGCGCAATTGGATAACTTTATCAATCCGAAAGAAGCTTATCCAGTGATTGCGACGACCTCGAAGTTGATGACGACTGGGGTGGATGCTCAGACGTGTCAGGTGATTGTGCTCGATCGACGGATTCAATCGATGACGGAGTTTAAGCAGATCATTGGGCGGGGCACTCGGTTGCGTCCTGATTATGGCAAGAATTACTTCACGATTATTGATTTTCGCGGGGCGACTCAGCTTTTTGAAGACAAGGATTGGGATGGGCCACCGATTCAAGATCAGGAATTTGGTCAGGGGGGACGATCGACGGATTCTCAATCCGAGGGTGAAGAAAATGGCGGAAATGAGACAGAGACGAGAGAGCAACTGAAGTATCAGGTGAGTCGCCAAGAGTTTCAAGTTGCGAGGGAGCGGGTGAGCTACTACGGCAAAAATGGTGAACTGACCACGGAATCGCTGAAAGACTATACTCGCCGTACTGTGAGTGAGACTTATCAGTCGCTCGATCGCTTTTTGACCAAGTGGCATGAAGTCGATCGTAAGCAAGCGATTCTCGATGAGTTGAGAGAGCATGGCGTGATTGTGGAAGCCCTAGAAGAGATGGTGGGCAAGGATTATGACTTGTTTGATTTGGTTTGCTATGTGGCGTTCGATCGTCCACCTTTAACCCGGAAGGAACGGGCGGAGAAGGTTCGCAAGCGGGATGTGTTTGCCAAGTACAGTGGAGCGGCGCGATCGGTGTTGGATGCGTTGCTGGATAAGTATGCAGATCAGGGCGTGATCTCGATCGAGGATGGAACGGTTTTACAGCTTGATCCGTTTACCCAGATGGGGACGACGGTGGAATTGGTCAGAAGCTTTGGAGGGAAGCAACAATACAAAGCTGCTGTTCGGGAATTGGCGCAACTGCTGTACGAAGATCAGGGCGCTTGAGCTTTTTGACCGATTTGGGGTACAACTGTCTCTTAGTCTGCAAGGGAGAACAGTTGTATGTCGCTAAGTGCCACCATCAAATCGATTCAAGACATCATGCGAAAAGATGTGGGGGTGGATGGCGATGCTCAACGGATCGGGCAGTTGGGCTGGATGCTGTTTTACAAGATTTTTAGCGATCAGGATGCGGAGTTAGAAATCAATGAAGAGGATTATGAGTCTCCGATTCCGTTAAATTTGCGCTGGCATGAGTGGGCAGACAGCGATCGATTGGGAAAGAATGCGCTGACTGGGAAGGATTTGCTGGAGTTGATTGATGGGCAATTGTTTCCCAAGCTTAAAACCTTGGAGGTGGATGAGCTAGAGGGTGTTGCTAGAGAGCGAGCGTTATTGCTGCGGAGTGTGTTTGAGGATGCCTACAACTACATGAAGTCGGGGACGCTGCTGCGGCAGGTCGTGGATAAGATTAACGAAAGCATCGATTTTAATCAGTCTAAGACGCGGCATTTGTTTGGGGATCTG is part of the Leptolyngbya boryana PCC 6306 genome and harbors:
- a CDS encoding DEAD/DEAH box helicase, with the translated sequence MSDDHAQILNRYRKLDKIKRQIVQVFSVMYEPIYRAACLKCLQHAGIREGGKVLSDAMLKTRLDRLINDEILVQVSNGFQCNPAIVEIATRDAIADNKFETLVAAIEAVNPIQVLSGSAKYFKNEQQFLREFRIGIYRNDLTYASKQFEHYSRYSFNRTKITIDEAIFQVCNHPFDAKWVRSLPPPLYETVLLGILNHSVQQFVPANEAFTLLQEDCQQNKTKFSWQPLLLVEQLLLRGQLAEAQSILERLPAEPSAALSGWLKTLSGDFETAIAQYTIGLAAFRKAIGKRKAYFSGLLGIFFILALLKAGSTAQLSEAKTYAGIGKQAKNWLSPTYETLEKIIQLQQGDIGQKDWILDLAPYRHQHGIETIVNALVVYWTDTSTARSRLSSGLSAFYAQAQASGYYWVALEVAMLLSRFKPKSEFVEIAEQLQRSTEIVPLVDLVKSLEPWELCLNALTNLNQAPVVSEPSETKQRLAWFITMYASSWTIQPKEQSLNAKGEWGKGRNVALKRLVRSSEDFPYLTEQDQKICAGLKAYSSGGYYGQVDYRFDEKAILGLIGHPYVFWDDAPGTRIEVVRGEPELIVKKGKHDRLTLELSPALKDNQSILLIKESPTRLKIIELTAEHRRIGEILGSRNKLEVPEQAKDRVLNAIHAISGLVTVHSDIGGGVSAEEVPADPTPNFHLLPARSGLRVAVLVRPFATGGSYYRPGMGGETVIAEVEGQRLQTTRDLKLERKLANDAMLDCDILMEHEQEDGEWLIEDPEDCLELLLELQELGDRIIISHPEGEKFRIRREVGIGNFQMKIQRQRDWFEASGELRIDEDSVLEMQRLLELLGQSNSRFIRLEDGQFLALTKEFRKRLDEFRAIAEQQGKKTRFHPLAAVAIEDWIDEIGELEADRYWQKHIQKLKEVESLDPVLPSTLQAELRDYQIEGFRWMAKLAHWGVGACLADGMGLGKTLQSIALILTRAANGATLVIAPTSVCLNWISEVERFAPTLNVVQFGSGDRQKVLDRLQPFDILICSYGLLQQDDVAQKLAQIEWQTIVLDEAQSIKNFATKRSQAAMNLRGGFKLITTGTPIENHLGELWNLFRFINPGLLGSLEQFNERFATPIERFEDKQARTRLRKLIQPFILRRTKTQVLQELPSRTEIVLHVELSPDERLFYEALRKSAMQRLAESDATAGQKHLQVLAEIMKLRRSCCNTRLVTPDSPLPSAKLQLFSEVLEELLDNKHKVLVFSQFVDHLKILQELLKEKAIAYQYLDGSTSTPERKKRINAFQAGEGDVFLISLKAGGTGLNLTAADYVIHMDPWWNPAVEDQASDRAHRIGQQRPVTIYRLVAKDTIEDKIVDLHQHKRELADSLLEGTEVSGKISTDELLHLIQEG
- the trhO gene encoding oxygen-dependent tRNA uridine(34) hydroxylase TrhO → MLVAAFYKFVSLPDYVELRAPLLALCQEQEIRGTILLAQEGINGTIAGSRPAIAQVLDYLRSDSRFADLNVKESETESRMFDRLKVKLKKEIVTLGIPEVDPTQQVGTYVKPQEWNAVISDPETIVIDVRNRFEVSVGSFEGAIDPETASFRQFPDYVRSQLDPTQHQKVAMFCTGGIRCEKASAYLLSQGFKQVYHLEGGILKYLEEVPLEESLWRGECFVFDQRVAVTQGVKDGSYDMCYACGHPISPDEKASPLYQEGISCPYCSETCSESSE
- a CDS encoding HNH endonuclease; translated protein: MSNYIPVELRNQIEISDRGRCCYCLTQAVNSGIDLSFDHILPRSKGGKTVFENVCLACRACNEFKSDTTESTDPLTATTVPLFNPRCQNWNDHFTWSEDGTTVEGLTVVGRSTILALQMNRAIIRVARKRWVSSGWHPPKD